In Zea mays cultivar B73 chromosome 7, Zm-B73-REFERENCE-NAM-5.0, whole genome shotgun sequence, the following proteins share a genomic window:
- the LOC103633253 gene encoding uncharacterized protein — protein PAWPDFSRHNDARVSLAAADAKSPLFCPKPRRPATPLRCHQSGGFSDAGTELLDLLLLKGDESGLSSASPQPPLFYGSPPRRASNPVVHDSRFGADCPPVPVPGLSVHRPSPRPSSAAPSMSPRGCARARFAFQPANS, from the exons CCGGCCTGGCCCGACTTCAGTCGCCACAACGACGCTAGGGTTTCACTCGCAGCCGCCGACGCCAAAAGCCCGCTCTTCTGCCCCAAGCCGCGACGCCCCGCGACGCCGCTGCGGTGCCACCAGAGCGGTGGCTTCTCCGACGCCGGTACGGAACTGCTCGACCTCCTCCTCTTGAAG GGCGACGAGAGCGGCCTGTCGTCGGCGTCCCCGCAGCCGCCGCTGTTCTACGGCTCGCCGCCGCGGCGAGCGTCAAATCCGGTGGTCCACGACAGCAGGTTCGGCGCGGACTGCCCGCCCGTGCCCGTGCCGGGGCTGTCCGTGCACCGGCCTAGCCCGCGGCCGTCGTCGGCGGCGCCGTCCATGTCGCCGCGCGGGTGCGCCCGCGCGCGGTTCGCGTTCCAGCCCGCGAATAGTTAG